A segment of the Lolium perenne isolate Kyuss_39 chromosome 3, Kyuss_2.0, whole genome shotgun sequence genome:
GCTCCCGCCGCTCACGCGTCGAACCGGCGGCTGCGTCCGCTGGGACGTCGCCCGGAGCCCAGGGGATGGTCGTCCCGGTGCAGCCGGCGCAGCAGGCGGGGCCTGAGGAGGAGGTGGCGGCGTGGAGGGAGCGCTGGTTCGACGGGCCAGTGTCGCGCGCGCTGTACACCATCGACGAGGAATCATCGACGTCCTCGTGGACGCCGACGGCGGTGTCGGAGGGCGACGTCCAGAGCCAGTGCGGAGGCGACCGCCAGGAGCCCGAGACGCCGTTCTACACGCCGCCGGCCTCGCCGCAGCATGAACCAGAGCAGTCG
Coding sequences within it:
- the LOC127338968 gene encoding uncharacterized protein; its protein translation is MRRLVFAELVVLAAAAFFAFLLLTVHCCRRGWSSSKGPPSPADLLPVSEPRQLPGARKERPLERLRRVLLRLCSRRSRVEPAAASAGTSPGAQGMVVPVQPAQQAGPEEEVAAWRERWFDGPVSRALYTIDEESSTSSWTPTAVSEGDVQSQCGGDRQEPETPFYTPPASPQHEPEQSELGS